The nucleotide window CTTtaacttgatacttcttcttacTATAACACCATAATTCCTCAACTCCGACTCACAATActagacccaagcataaaaccacactgtctaaggctcataagccgctgactaCTCTCTCAAATATCCCCAAGCACCATATTTGAAATACTTTACTTTgtagagacttcctgcgaatccaaCATCATTACTTTTGCCTTCCTGATACTGACATATATATAGAATTCCCTAATttatatagaaataccacaagtcttgacaccttTCAAATGCAAACCTCAATTTCTAACCAAACGTACAACTTGAAAATCCTCAATCATTGCATGTAAAAtgttgaacacattagaaccattctctagaatcatccactctactcaaactgcaattagcctgatcaaatgaaccgaacaacctgtgcctcatttgcactccgacaccgcagaatgtaacctcacctcaatgcaaccaagcaacttcctaccCCATTCACCGACCATTCTTCACTAATAACCACTCAAGACACTCCGTGATTCTcctacacctatgaagcataacataacctttgtcgaaatttttcctttactcgaACTCAGTCTCAATCTCCATAAGCCATAATTGATTTACccgtacgcctcaaactggaaacaacatagcacataactgtgcaaccaactaatcaatagccgactcccccacttggctcaaaaccatagatcaaaacacacacaataactcatcatgcatatactctattactgccataataccatagtgagattaaacgccatccttcataagctcgtgaaacacagaccatctagacTTTATATCTTCTACAATTCTCGCATTCACTCCCACAatagttaaacccactctcttaagagacccaaatttaaatttcaacacatatatttcacttgtaaatgaaatattctaacagacaacataaggatcacacaaccttagaacactccgcaggagataacccacctgttttgcctccatctaacatttctgtataccttctaCCATCACAAACATTACATAGTAACTTAATCTtgctgagtctgaactcatatcgcagcataaaatttacttcattcctaactaggaaacatgaaaagattttTCACACCCATAACtcagggctatacctcaaatcaagatgaacatcAAGTACCTAATAGTTCTTCCATCCTCTAGCAGACCCATCTCGTCGTTTCCAAATCATATGGATACACATCGCAGTCATAACATAgtcatcacgtagctatccaatCATTACtccccttaatagggacacaacagaaCATATAGATCCAGAAACATGCGGTTGcgcaatcaacagctcagggctcAAGCAATAGACATAATCCGGCCCCAAGTattccagactggcccaacatcaacatacagagatcacatctcgcccctccaTCAGGGAATCAAAAGAAAACGATACACATccgatactgagcgctcatgcgcacatgcgaacacgtggaaggaattcaaagagttttttttcaagttgaatcaaggacACATGATAATTCAAAAATGTGAAGTTTtgcctaaaggttctgcagcctcccgaggataagtacagatgtctccgtacatATCCGTGAGACTCTagtaaacctgctcatgactcgtgagacctatgtaacctaggctttgacaccatcttgtcacgaccccaaacccggacccggtcgtgatggctcctctcgtgaagacaaggccatccaacATATTTCCAGTttagttttaagcaattaaacaataagcatttagtcttaaacatgatataaatccaaaagtaagcagtgaCAACACAGAACAATTTgcgaaatacaacccaacacagctcgATACCGGGGcctcactagtcatgagcatctatcagtacactacaagtctgaaatgccTACTAAACTATTACAGAATAACTGATAAAGAGATAAAAATGAGATAAatggggagaaacacgggactgtagacgccaaacagctacctcgtggactctgaAGTCTgctgggagctctcaactcgcgctGGCAAGATCAGCAACGACTGAATCAGCACACGGGGttcagagagtaaagtgagtactccaactcagtgagtaattgATAGGATTGATATGTTTTCAATAGCTTTGCCTTGTGTTtggatgatctaacaaacttaatatcAAGAACCTGATAGGGAAGCTGACTCATTTGGATTACACTACATTTAACGGATTCCAGCCAAATGTGAACTTGCTATAGCTTCAGGAggtaggaacccaaacaaggacctgatactcTTGTGGGTTCCTCAcagcagtacaaagtcaattggacacagctggaaacGAATATTCTGCCGCACAACACTATTTCCAGTGCCCACTCTTTctttgaccaactaaagtgctcacatcacttcaagtgatgtgatcaaggtgtACCTACAATGAGTCTATACAAAGCATAATTCAAGTTACTCAACTCAAGACAATTTGGGCGGTGTGCACAAGAACCAGATCAAGAACCTGATCCCTTGGTACTTCTCTGACAGAAttccaagtcaactatacagttgGAATGCAACTGAGTGACTGATCGCAACtgtacaaagaggaacacaacagggacttGGTCCtttagggttctctgacagaagtacaagtcaactacagCTGGAAAGCAATTGCTGAAAGTGATTGCCTgcaacagtgcaacagtcacttcccATTCAGATTGGACATCACTAAGGATGTCTTGTGTATTATAAACCTTATGCAAGCACAAGTTTCAAGTTCCAACACTTGCAAATACAGAAAACgaatattctctcaagtgctcaaGAACCTCTATCAAGACCAAAGCTGCTAGAACCTCTATCAAGACCAAAGCTGCTAGAACCTCAAGGACCTGATCTAAGATTgatgatatcttaagtccttaggattgttgagtctttgttatgtgttcttcattgtaactcctatccgGCTTTCTTAGAAGCATAGATTAGGAAACTCGTAAATCTGTAAACTCCCTGAGTTTATGTTGTGGCTAGGATTAGTCATAAGCAAAAGCCTTTGTAACAGTAGTGTGACACAGTGGCTTGTGGTGGAAAtatcacaagttagtcaaatCCTTTGTAACCGTAGTGTGACAAAATGGATTGTGGTGGAAATACCACAAGTTAGTCAaattctttgtaactaggatagttatagagtggcttgtgATGGGAGCATCATAAGTTAGTAGAAGTCTGTGCAATAGGGTTTTTATAAAGTGACTTGTAATATGGAGATTGCAACTTAGTGAtgttaaaagcctacaggtgtaggtcatggttttttgatccccttgtgtgggatttttccacataaaaatcctTGGCCTTATTTACAACAACTTTACTAGCATTCACAGTAGAACCCCAcaaaggaccaggtactctactatttggtggactcatacaaacatAGCACTACAccaaactgatataggaccaAATCCCTATACAGTTTATTTCATCagtattttcagaggaaacacaTAGAGAACCCGGTTCTTTATACAGtatggtggactcatataaactaacaattaGTATTAGAGtaggttcctcctatcaggctaacacctaggaaggatcctcttGGCTGCTCCACCAACTTTTGAAATgagagaaccaaagaaagaaaagtacATGGTACTTAAAGTTGATAACAATTATTCGAGTGAGGAAGACAATTACATGGCTTAGTTAACCAAAAGGTTACAAaagatggtcagaagaaatggagaaGTGCTAGAAAGGGACAATTCTAATAGATCAAAGAAAAATGATCTTTGTTACAAGTGTGGAGAGGCTGGAAACTTCATGAAAAATTGTTCTCTCTTGAAGCAAGAATTCTCCAAAAACTTTAAGAGAAAAAGATCAGCTGAATATGACTCAACTTTTACTTTAATGGCTCAATCAGACGATGACAACAAAGAGGTAAATTtaagggatgttcagagaaatctgaaatcctattctcTAAGAAAACTCATGTCTTTAGCTAATATATTAATCAATGCTTTTCATAGTTTTGTGGAGGATAGGGATTCTTTGACCTTAGCATTAGCAAAATCTAAACAAACTAGAGACGACTTAGTTACTGTAGTTACTGACCATAGGAAAACCATTGAAatttttagaaaagaaaagaattatcTTTTGGCAAAAATTACAGACCTAAGGGAAACAATAGTGAAACCTGAGATTAAGTCAAAACCTGAAAATTCTGGAAAAGGAAAGGAGAGAGCCAGTGaggaacacattaggcttgaaaaaGAGTTGAAAGCTACTAGAACTAGGATACGTGGTGAAGTCGAGAAAAATAGGAAGCTTCAAGCTGAATTGAAGAAAGTAAAAAAGGGATCTTGAGAAATCtctcaagtggacctggtcctcagatgttGTCACTGCCATGTACTTCAACAATAGTGAAAACAGGTAGGCAATCGGGTTTCAAaaggagaaaactccttacaaccctcacagcAACTGCGTTATAGTTCCTGATAACTAGTTGTGTACCCACCgtgggaacaatgggcacttcaaagaaaattgccaggccagggctcaatctgttcagaaaaacaaagtgtttgctgAAAAAGTGACTACTAACAGGGGACCAGGTACCGCTCGCAAGAAACCAATATTGCCTGCATGGACTAGAAAAGCCCTTATCCATCCCTTCTatcataacaagggacccaaactagtttaggTTCCTAAATCTAACACATAATTTAGATGTGCAGGGAACAGTGGGAGGAAGCGGACTGAAATGGATCATGGATAGTAGATGCTCTAAGCACATGACTGAAAATACCATGGATTTTCTCTCATTGAAAGCCCTGCAAGGATATGgaaaaaaggggtacattctagGTATGGGGAAGAAAGCAAAGGTAGAAGTTCGTGTCTAAGCTGGTAATATGAGCTGCTTGAATGCAGTTGATAAAAATTCGAAGACTTGGTATAAAGGATTTGGGGGATACAAGTTTCTCACTTCTGGAGATATTGATGAAGAAAGACCTAGTCCAGCGTTTGTCAAATTCAAAGTTCGAAGAACACGTAGCATGCAATTCCTATGGGAATATTGAGCAGGAGTGAAAAGAGGCGCATGATCAGACCTCTCCTGAACAAAACCCCCTAGAAGTTGCTAACTGGAAGGAAACCTAAGCTGACTCATCTGAGAACCTATGGATGAAAATTCTGAGCTTTTGTGTTCTCAACAATGGGAAGGACCAGCTTGGGAATTTTGATGcaaaaagtgatgaaggaatcctTCTGGGATACTACCCTCAAAGCAAAGCCCATAAAGTTTACAACAATATGGTACATAGTGTGGACGAAAGTGTTCATGTGCTATTCAACGAGACATCCTCCTCTAAAAAGAAGGAAACAGTGATGATTAAGATAATGAATTACTTTTGGTCCCTAGGAAATATCTGGAGCTTCAAATGGGAAGGTTGATTTGATGAGtaagatgaaggagacatgtgagagACAATGTAACATCCTCTTCTACTTCTCAAGAGGAACCTGGTACTTCAATTACTACCTCTGAAGCAGAAGAAAGAGTTGGAGATGCAGTGCAAGGCAGTCCCTAAGTAACTAAACAAGGAGTGCAGGGAAATCCATTTAACTTACCTAGTTTCTCTACCAATCAATATTCAGTCCCAAATTGGAAACACAAAATCTCTCATTCACTTGATAATATAATCACCCCTTGATTCTGGAGTTCCGACAAGATCAAAAACCAAAAATTCCCTAGCCTTCTCAGCATTTCTATCCCCCAAAAaaagaacccaaaaatatcaaggaagccttgTAGGATGCAGACTAGATTACTAAAATGCAAGAGGAACTGCATCAACTTGAAAGAAACAAGGTATGGAacctggtacctagaccctcagACAAAACCATCATAgggaccaggtgggtattcaggaatgAGCTTGATGAACATGGAAGTGCTACAAGGAACAAAGCAAGGTTTGTTGTCAAAGGGTTCAATCAAGAGGAAGGGATCGATTACGATGAGACTTTTGGACCAGTAGCTCACATGGAATCTATTAGGATCCACATTGCCTTTGATTCACAAATGGAATTCACCTTATTCCAAATGGATGTGAAGAGTGCCTTCCAAATGGTTTTCTCAAAGAAGAAGTGTATATCAAGCTACCTCCAGGATTTTGAACGTCATGTACATCCTGAACATGTATTCAAAATTGGATAAGGCACTGTACAAATTGAAGCAGGCCCTTAGAGCCTGGTACGAGAGATTATCCAAGTTTCTCGTGGAAAAATGGCTTCACAAGAGGAAAGATTGACAATACGTTGTTTTTAAGAAACAacgaaggaacctgctcattgatcagatttatgtggatgacatcatattTGGAGCTACAACTAACTCattatgtgaagaatttgcaaactCATAGGAAGTGAGTTTAAAATGAGTGCGATGGGGGAACTGAATATCTTCCTGGGTCTTCAAGTGAAGCAGTCCATAAAGGGAACATGTATCAATCAGAATACATCAAAGAACGCTTGaaaaggtttgacatggaagcatggGAATCATTGGATCTCTACTCTACCTTACTGCCAGCAGGCCAGACATTATATTTGGTGTGAAATTATGTGCAAGGTTCCAATCAAATTCTAAGGAATCTTATCTGAAGGCTGCTAAGAGAATTCTGAGATATTTTAAGGGCACACAGAACCTGGTTCTGTACTATCCTTCAGGTGACAATTTCAACCTTACtggttatgctgatgctgattatgtagGCTAGCTGGTGGACAGGAAAAGTACATCTGGAATGGCTCATTTCCTTTGATCATGTTTTatctcatggggtacaaggaAACAAAACTCAGTAGCTCTCTCAACAACTGAAGTAGAATATGTTGCAGCTGCCATGTGATATGCTCATTCACTGGGGATCAAGCGACAGTATGGAAAAGAGTCTTATTTGTATAAGATTTTATTGCACAAGAGTATCAAAatgcagatatcttcaccaaagctctGAGTAGGGAACACTTTGAGAAACCAGATGGCACTAGGATTACTTAAACCTAATTGAGAACCTGGTTCTGCTAACATGACTATGATAGTCAGACTAAGGTAAAATTggctaaagtgttttctgactAGGCCTAACTCACATCTATAACATTACAGGTAAATACGCATgatgatcatagaagctaaaggtacagTGTTGAACTTCGGAGGAGAGCTGCAAAAAcccttttacaaaaaaacaaGTCAAAAACCTGGTTCCTGAACCACAGGGTAGTAGTAATATGTTTTTCGCATGCTTGCTCAAAGAAAAAGGATAgaaaaattaattcaactgccACATCATCCGACTTTTCAGACCAGCAGTTCTAAACCATTATCTCCCTCTGCATCAGTTTAATTTTTCCTTCAGGACTCTCTACCACTTCTCCGACCATGGACAACGAATAATCGTCGTTTTCTCTTACCATCAACATGACTCCAACGTCTCCTCCTCCCTTAACACCATCACCAGAAACCCACTTCTTCACCATCCCTGATACTACTGTACCCGTACCTGTTTCCTCCTCATCTCCAGTCATTTCTACTCATCCATCAAACCCTGTCTCACTTCCATGTGTTACAAACTTTAATTCTCCTCTGTTCCTGAATCTCATGGGAAGAAATACCATTCTTAGGGGATAAAAGGACTTTATGGTGCTTTTTGAGTCTCCGATTCATGACACCATCATAGAAGAACCAGTTGAAGAACGTGATTCTCTTTTAGCTGAAACAAACTAGGTGGTTGTGGAAGAAAGAGGCTTTTGAGTCTGCCTTGCAGAAGAGTAAGTAGAGTattaagaaaaggaagaagaggtTGATGAAATAGGGGGAGGCTGTGGTTGATAAACACATTTCGAATCTTTGAGGTTGATAAATATGTTGTggaggaacctagttccttagtaaaaatatttacaaaagttTATGGTTGAGAaagatttgttttgaaaagtgCCATTGTGGCTGTTGCAAGCAAGAACGGGAAGTTTGTTGAAATGTCTAGAAAACAAAAGTGGGAAACTATGGGAGGACCTGGTTCAATAAAGACCATTCCAAGTGACGGTGGCCTTGGGCAAGAGAGTCTGAGCACCCAGAAAAGTCTTGTGGGGTTGCACGGTTGCCCGACAATCGAGGAGATGGCAGGTATGAGACAAGTTCTGAACTTAGGCAACTAGTGAAGAACCTGTGGGAGAAACTTCTTGACTAACAGTTGTCTGCAACTGCCCGCATGGACCTAGCTCTCAAAACTATTTATCTTTTATTGCCTCCCTCTTCTAGTGCCCCCTAGGATCCTCTTAGTAGCCAGTTATATTTTGCTGTGACGAGTTTGTGGCTgctgtttttatttttgtttgtatttttgtgaTGGCATGTTGGGTTTCACCGTTGCTGCTCCTGTTGAAACAGTTAAATTTCTTGTCAATAAAACATCTCTTCTTTTGCTTGTACAATTcttgttttccctttttcttctcttttctatcatgattgtgtgcacatatgtggcatgagttagatTTGTCGAATTTCTTTATGCCTTTTTGTCTGACTGTGTCTTTTTGTTGATGCCAAAAGGGGTAAGAATAGAGTCAGGGAGAATATATGAAATTGCTAGTACCTTATCTGGTTAAGTCAAATAGTTATCAATGTTCAAagtttatcatcatcaaaaagggagaaattgatgGGCTTAAGGTCATTTAatctatgttttgatgatctaacaaactttctGTATAGAACTAGATAAAATATCAAGAATGATAGTAAAATGTCAGGGGGAACATATGGGTAAATATGTGTGAGTAAGGGCATAAAGTCAGGGGGAACATGTGGTCTCCTGTTATTCAATCTGGTTCTCTGAACTCTAACTCCTTGTTTTCAATGCTAAGtttttcatcatcaaaaagggggagattaaTAGGATTGATAGGTTTTCAATATCTTTGccttgtgttttgatgatctaacaaacataatatcaagaaccagatagggaacctgactcgCTTGGATTACACTGCATTTAACGGATTCCAGCCAAATGTGAACTTGCTACAGCTTCAGGAGGTAGGAACCCAAACAAGACCTGATACTCTTGTGGGTTCCTCAcggcagtacaaagtcaattggacaccaCTAGAAACGAAGATTCTACCGCACTGCACTACTTCCAGCGCCCACTCATTCtctgaccaactaaagtgctcacatcacttcaagtgatgtgatcaaggtgtACCTACAATGAGTCTATACAAAGCATCATTCAAGTTACTCAACTCAAGACAATGTGGGCGGTGTGCACAAGAACCAGATC belongs to Nicotiana tabacum cultivar K326 chromosome 6, ASM71507v2, whole genome shotgun sequence and includes:
- the LOC107829687 gene encoding putative mitochondrial protein AtMg00820, which translates into the protein MQEELHQLERNKVWNLVPRPSDKTIIGTRWVFRNELDEHGSATRNKARFVVKGFNQEEGIDYDETFGPVAHMESIRIHIAFDSQMEFTLFQMDVKSAFQMVFSKKKCISSYLQDFERHVHPEHVFKIG